The Luteitalea sp. genome has a window encoding:
- the argB gene encoding acetylglutamate kinase, whose translation MGFRSATACCETSPETEVETAVQVVKLGGELLEEPARVAALAGRLARLAQSAPLAVVHGGGREIDAELSRRGLAKRAVDGLRVTDRATLDAVVAVLGGLVNTRLVSALVAEGARAVGLTGVDGAWGLAEKAPPHQATDGRLIDLGLVGMPIGQSRTSLLSDLIGLGYVPVVASLGVDAGGQVLNINADTLAAHVASILCAKTLWVAGSTPGVLDSTGETIATLTGDEAHAMMADGSASAGMVAKLTACLSALDSGVSDVRIIDGRDEELDTAPGTRVMSADGETGPEPRPSYYLRR comes from the coding sequence ATGGGTTTTCGGAGTGCGACGGCCTGTTGTGAGACGTCGCCGGAGACCGAAGTGGAGACTGCAGTGCAGGTCGTGAAGCTTGGCGGCGAGCTCCTCGAGGAGCCGGCGCGTGTCGCCGCGCTCGCGGGGCGCTTGGCGCGGCTCGCACAATCTGCGCCGCTTGCGGTGGTGCACGGCGGCGGTCGTGAGATCGACGCCGAGCTCAGTCGCCGCGGCCTCGCGAAACGCGCGGTGGACGGGCTGCGCGTGACCGATCGGGCAACGCTCGACGCTGTGGTGGCGGTGCTCGGCGGTCTGGTGAACACGCGCCTTGTGTCGGCGCTGGTTGCTGAGGGCGCGCGTGCGGTGGGCTTGACCGGAGTCGATGGGGCATGGGGCCTCGCCGAGAAGGCCCCGCCGCACCAAGCAACCGATGGGCGCCTGATCGACCTTGGCCTCGTGGGGATGCCGATTGGCCAGTCGCGGACATCGTTATTGTCCGATCTCATCGGCCTGGGCTATGTGCCAGTCGTGGCGAGCCTCGGCGTGGACGCCGGTGGCCAGGTGTTGAACATCAACGCCGATACGCTGGCTGCACACGTGGCCTCGATCCTGTGCGCAAAGACGCTCTGGGTGGCAGGCAGCACGCCGGGCGTGCTCGACTCGACCGGCGAGACCATCGCGACGCTCACCGGCGACGAGGCGCACGCCATGATGGCGGACGGCTCGGCCTCGGCCGGCATGGTGGCGAAGCTCACGGCATGTCTCTCGGCGCTTGATTCAGGCGTGAGTGACGTTCGCATCATCGACGGCCGCGATGAAGAGCTCGATACGGCGCCAGGCACACGTGTCATGAGTGCCGATGGTGAGACGGGGCCAGAGCCCCGCCCTTCCTACTACCTACGTCGCTGA
- a CDS encoding acetylornithine/succinylornithine family transaminase, giving the protein MASVTQQHSTSPVAASDVRALEARHIVQTYRRVPVVFVRGEGVRLYDSEGNEYLDLLSGIGVAAVGHGNAQLADALSEQARTLAHTSNLYFHPLQGQVAARLAALSGLPRAFFCNSGTEAVEACLKFARRYWHTAGTPRHEIVALEHGFAGRTFGSLSVTWDEHYRTPFEPLLPGVRFVPVGDEQALGAAVTERTAAIIAEPIQGEGGVRPLSSAFAALMTDVCKQTGALLIADEIQCGLGRTASPFYFQALGLQPDLVSVGKALGGGMPVGAALLSERVASAVSYGDHGTTYGGNLLACRAALFVLDALTGASDTATPAGGLLAHLQRLAPRVETRLREIAARHPMVVDVRGAGLMWGLELDRDAAPVVEAAFARGLLVNRTAERVVRLLPPYVITEGDLGVALTRLDAAFTAVESSSSPGAVDSTPQASPQASPRASTETEAQN; this is encoded by the coding sequence ATGGCTTCAGTAACCCAACAGCATTCGACGTCACCAGTCGCGGCGAGCGACGTCCGGGCACTGGAAGCACGCCACATCGTGCAGACCTATCGCCGTGTGCCCGTCGTCTTCGTGCGTGGCGAGGGAGTGCGGCTCTACGACAGCGAGGGAAACGAGTATCTCGATCTGCTGTCCGGTATTGGAGTCGCCGCCGTGGGCCACGGCAACGCCCAGCTCGCAGACGCGCTATCGGAACAGGCGCGGACGCTGGCGCACACGTCCAACCTGTACTTCCATCCGCTCCAGGGTCAGGTGGCCGCCCGGCTTGCAGCTCTTTCTGGCTTGCCGCGTGCGTTCTTTTGCAATAGCGGCACCGAGGCGGTCGAGGCGTGTCTGAAGTTCGCGCGTCGCTATTGGCACACCGCCGGCACACCTCGTCACGAGATCGTCGCGCTCGAGCATGGCTTTGCGGGGCGCACGTTTGGATCTTTGTCCGTGACCTGGGACGAGCACTATCGCACGCCGTTCGAGCCTCTCCTCCCGGGTGTGCGCTTCGTGCCGGTTGGAGACGAGCAGGCGCTCGGCGCCGCCGTGACGGAGCGAACGGCCGCCATCATCGCAGAGCCGATACAAGGTGAAGGGGGCGTGCGCCCGCTGTCGAGCGCCTTCGCGGCCCTCATGACCGACGTCTGCAAGCAAACCGGCGCCCTGCTCATCGCAGACGAGATCCAGTGCGGCCTGGGTCGTACCGCGAGCCCGTTTTACTTTCAGGCGCTCGGCTTGCAACCGGATCTCGTCTCGGTCGGCAAGGCGCTGGGCGGGGGCATGCCCGTCGGAGCGGCCCTGCTCTCGGAGCGGGTAGCTTCGGCGGTGTCGTATGGCGATCACGGTACGACGTATGGCGGCAACCTATTGGCGTGTCGCGCCGCGCTCTTCGTCCTCGACGCGCTGACCGGAGCTTCGGACACGGCCACGCCGGCGGGAGGCTTGCTCGCACATCTCCAGCGACTAGCGCCGCGGGTAGAAACGCGCCTCCGGGAGATCGCGGCACGCCATCCAATGGTCGTTGATGTGCGTGGGGCTGGCCTCATGTGGGGTCTAGAGCTCGATCGTGACGCCGCACCCGTCGTGGAAGCCGCCTTCGCGCGCGGCCTGCTCGTCAACCGGACCGCAGAACGCGTCGTCCGATTGCTGCCTCCGTACGTCATCACGGAGGGCGACCTCGGAGTGGCGCTGACGCGCCTCGACGCCGCGTTCACGGCCGTAGAGTCGAGCTCGTCGCCGGGCGCTGTCGATTCGACACCGCAAGCCAGCCCGCAAGCCAGCCCGCGAGCCAGCACAGAGACGGAGGCGCAGAACTGA
- a CDS encoding GNAT family N-acetyltransferase: MAVAASVALEGLRPVRDNAAGLAVSPSSGSLAAPRVSRQLANGCTIRTGMPADAPFVHALIGSNLELGHLLPRTLGELEIHATRFSVIEREGRVVGCAELASLSSSVAEVRSLVVAQAARGQGLGTALVEELSARARREGVSTLCAFTHHPAHFVRLGFSIVPHVWLPEKIARDCTACAKFRTCGQYAVVLHPARTRAAGAHATRSSRGETSVPRVGRAIGARPLRMARAAVRVPAR, translated from the coding sequence ATGGCTGTTGCCGCATCTGTGGCCCTGGAGGGTCTCCGGCCGGTTCGGGACAACGCAGCCGGTCTGGCGGTCTCACCGTCGAGCGGCAGCCTCGCGGCACCCCGTGTGTCGCGGCAGCTGGCGAACGGCTGCACGATTCGCACAGGAATGCCGGCGGACGCTCCCTTCGTGCATGCCCTCATTGGTTCCAACCTGGAGCTCGGCCACCTCCTGCCCCGCACGCTTGGCGAGTTGGAAATTCACGCCACGCGCTTCTCGGTCATCGAGCGAGAGGGGCGCGTGGTGGGCTGCGCAGAGCTGGCCTCATTGAGCTCCTCGGTCGCGGAGGTGCGGTCCCTCGTCGTAGCCCAGGCGGCGCGCGGTCAAGGGCTCGGCACGGCGCTCGTCGAGGAGCTGTCGGCGCGCGCACGACGCGAGGGCGTCTCGACTCTGTGCGCGTTCACGCACCACCCGGCGCACTTCGTGCGGCTCGGATTCTCCATCGTCCCGCACGTGTGGCTGCCGGAAAAGATCGCGCGCGACTGCACTGCCTGCGCGAAGTTCCGTACGTGCGGTCAGTATGCTGTCGTGTTGCACCCGGCGAGGACGCGTGCCGCGGGAGCGCACGCCACGCGGTCCAGCCGCGGGGAGACGAGCGTGCCCCGCGTAGGGCGCGCAATCGGCGCACGACCGCTGCGCATGGCGCGGGCGGCTGTGCGGGTCCCAGCGCGATGA
- the argJ gene encoding bifunctional glutamate N-acetyltransferase/amino-acid acetyltransferase ArgJ, with the protein MTVGLGRGVTASRGFRAAGVPCGIKAGGRDLALVVSEEVASAAALFTTNLAVAAPVLISREHLHATGGRARALVTNSGCANACTGDAGLKAAALMASAVARAIGCEAEEVLVASTGVIGVPLDVHKVAAGISAAAEQLDVAGGGDAAEAIMTTDAFPKTHALEVSIGSGRFRVGGMAKGAGMIEPNLATMLAFLTTDAGVEPGLLRSALIDACESTFNAITVDGECSTNDSVFLLANGASGVTVERENYDALVEGLRAVCRQLATEIVRGAEGATKLVTVRVTGARTYEEAKRAARALANSLLVKTALHGGDPNWGRLLAVAGRAGVAFSLPAARAALGPVVLFEHGRSYDERSPEAARYLQGREVTVTVDLGAGGHEEATLWTCDLSAEYVRINSEYRT; encoded by the coding sequence ATGACCGTTGGTCTCGGACGCGGCGTCACCGCCTCGCGGGGGTTTCGGGCCGCGGGCGTCCCCTGTGGCATCAAGGCGGGCGGGCGTGATCTTGCCTTGGTGGTGTCGGAGGAGGTGGCAAGCGCGGCAGCACTGTTCACGACGAATCTGGCCGTTGCTGCCCCGGTGCTCATCTCGCGCGAGCATCTGCACGCCACCGGTGGTCGTGCGCGCGCCCTCGTCACGAACAGCGGCTGTGCCAACGCGTGCACTGGCGACGCAGGGCTCAAGGCCGCGGCGCTCATGGCGTCGGCGGTCGCCCGTGCGATTGGCTGCGAGGCCGAAGAGGTCCTCGTCGCCTCAACCGGCGTCATCGGCGTGCCGCTCGACGTGCACAAGGTCGCCGCGGGGATCAGCGCAGCGGCGGAGCAGCTCGATGTGGCCGGCGGCGGCGATGCCGCCGAAGCGATCATGACGACGGATGCCTTTCCGAAGACGCATGCGTTGGAGGTGTCGATTGGCTCGGGCAGGTTCCGCGTCGGCGGCATGGCGAAAGGCGCCGGCATGATCGAGCCGAATCTGGCCACGATGCTGGCCTTCTTGACGACCGATGCGGGCGTGGAGCCGGGGTTGCTACGAAGCGCGCTGATCGATGCCTGCGAGAGCACGTTCAACGCCATCACCGTCGATGGTGAATGCTCGACCAATGACTCGGTGTTCCTGCTTGCGAACGGGGCAAGCGGCGTCACGGTCGAGCGAGAGAACTACGATGCGCTCGTGGAGGGCCTCCGGGCCGTCTGCCGGCAGTTGGCGACCGAGATCGTGCGTGGGGCCGAAGGTGCGACCAAGCTCGTGACCGTGCGGGTGACGGGTGCACGCACGTACGAGGAGGCGAAACGCGCCGCCCGTGCGCTGGCCAATTCGCTGCTCGTGAAGACGGCGCTGCATGGCGGCGATCCCAACTGGGGACGTCTGCTGGCGGTGGCTGGGCGGGCCGGCGTGGCGTTCTCACTGCCCGCGGCTCGCGCTGCGCTCGGTCCGGTCGTCTTGTTCGAGCACGGGCGCTCGTACGACGAGCGGTCGCCGGAAGCGGCCCGCTATCTGCAGGGTCGTGAGGTGACGGTGACCGTCGATCTCGGCGCCGGCGGACACGAAGAGGCCACGCTGTGGACGTGTGACCTCAGCGCGGAGTACGTGCGAATCAACTCTGAGTATCGAACGTGA
- the argF gene encoding ornithine carbamoyltransferase encodes MRPGSVPTSRTVPFRTRVAKASARPPVVRLARKDFISVLDLDPDSLEACLRLATHLKQERQMARRVASTQGLAGHHVALLFEKPSLRTRSTFEIAVRELGGEAICLGQEVAFGGREDEADVARNLERWVSALVLRTFAQARLVSFAAAAPRLHVVNALTDEEHPCQALADVLTLREHLGDVRGRTIAFVGDGNNVATSLAHAAVMLGAHVHVASPEGYELPERVLAEAAGVARFGAEVRRFREPQEAVRGASALYTDTWTSMGQEAEAERRARIFAPYQVNAALMAEAGPDALFMHCLPAHRGEEVTDEVMDGPASVVFDQAENRLHVQKALLLMLLS; translated from the coding sequence ATGCGTCCTGGATCAGTGCCTACATCACGCACCGTTCCCTTCCGCACACGGGTGGCGAAGGCATCAGCGCGACCGCCGGTCGTGCGGCTGGCGCGGAAGGACTTCATCTCGGTGCTCGATCTCGACCCTGATTCGCTCGAGGCGTGCTTGCGCCTGGCGACCCACTTGAAGCAGGAGCGCCAGATGGCGCGCCGTGTGGCCTCCACGCAGGGACTCGCTGGTCATCACGTCGCGCTCCTGTTCGAAAAGCCATCCCTTCGTACCCGGTCGACGTTCGAGATCGCGGTGCGGGAGCTTGGCGGCGAGGCGATCTGCCTGGGCCAGGAGGTTGCCTTCGGCGGGCGCGAAGACGAGGCGGATGTCGCGCGGAATCTCGAGCGCTGGGTCTCGGCCCTCGTCTTGCGGACCTTCGCGCAGGCGCGGCTCGTCTCCTTTGCAGCGGCCGCGCCGCGCCTTCACGTTGTCAACGCACTGACCGACGAGGAACATCCTTGCCAGGCCCTTGCGGACGTGCTGACGCTCCGCGAGCATCTCGGCGACGTGCGCGGTCGCACGATTGCGTTCGTCGGCGATGGTAACAACGTCGCCACCTCGCTTGCGCACGCAGCCGTCATGCTTGGGGCACACGTTCATGTGGCCTCCCCGGAAGGATACGAGCTGCCCGAGCGAGTGCTCGCCGAAGCCGCGGGCGTTGCGCGCTTCGGCGCCGAGGTGCGGCGCTTTCGTGAGCCTCAGGAGGCAGTACGTGGCGCGTCGGCACTCTACACCGACACCTGGACGTCCATGGGCCAAGAGGCGGAGGCAGAGCGGCGCGCCCGCATCTTCGCGCCCTATCAAGTCAATGCGGCATTGATGGCCGAGGCCGGCCCGGATGCGCTGTTCATGCACTGCCTGCCGGCGCACCGGGGCGAGGAGGTGACCGACGAAGTCATGGACGGACCCGCTTCGGTGGTCTTCGACCAGGCCGAGAATCGCCTGCACGTGCAGAAGGCCTTGCTCCTGATGCTGCTGTCATAG
- a CDS encoding MFS transporter, with translation MLDWWRSGSAVARRALIAAALGWMLDAFDVMLYALVLASLIEDLGLSHVTAGWLGSITLVASAIGGALFGLMADRVGRVRALTLSVLIYSVFTALCGLATSVWQLAVFRAFLGLGMGGEWACGAALVSETWPAKHRGKALALVQSAWAIGFALAALVTAVVLPRWGWRAVFFVGILPALLTLWVRRNIPEPAIWREKGTRGKGDSPLFRELTPSKNGAVPFSPPGSFSFLRPPLLRLTLALTLMNACTLFAWWGFNLWIPAYLSLPSADGGVGLATETMSLFVVVMQVGMWFGYVTFGYVSDRVGRKRTYVTYLLTAAVLMSLYAITGAPPLLFLLGPFVAFFGTGYFSGFGAVAAEIYPTSLRATALGFTYNLGRVASAFAPFAVGSLSQTRGFAFAFLLTATAFVAASLFWFIIPETRGRELT, from the coding sequence ATGCTCGACTGGTGGCGTAGCGGGAGCGCAGTCGCCCGGCGTGCGCTCATCGCTGCAGCGCTGGGTTGGATGCTCGACGCGTTCGACGTGATGCTCTACGCGCTCGTCCTGGCGTCGCTCATCGAGGACCTGGGCTTGAGCCATGTGACTGCCGGCTGGCTCGGCTCGATCACGCTTGTGGCCTCCGCGATTGGCGGCGCGCTGTTTGGCCTGATGGCCGACCGTGTGGGCCGCGTCCGTGCGCTCACGCTGAGCGTCCTCATCTACTCGGTGTTCACGGCGCTCTGCGGGCTCGCCACGTCGGTCTGGCAGCTTGCCGTATTCCGCGCCTTTCTCGGATTGGGCATGGGAGGAGAATGGGCGTGCGGGGCGGCGCTGGTGTCGGAGACCTGGCCTGCAAAGCACCGCGGCAAGGCGCTCGCGCTGGTGCAGAGCGCGTGGGCCATTGGCTTTGCCCTGGCTGCCCTTGTCACGGCGGTCGTCCTGCCTCGATGGGGTTGGCGCGCTGTCTTCTTCGTCGGCATCCTGCCAGCGCTCCTGACGCTCTGGGTCCGTCGCAATATCCCCGAGCCCGCCATCTGGCGAGAAAAAGGCACGCGGGGAAAAGGGGACAGCCCCCTTTTTCGGGAACTCACGCCGTCGAAAAACGGGGCAGTCCCCTTTTCCCCGCCCGGTTCCTTTTCCTTCCTCCGCCCTCCACTCCTTCGTCTGACGCTCGCCCTTACGCTCATGAATGCCTGCACCCTGTTTGCCTGGTGGGGCTTCAACCTCTGGATCCCCGCGTATCTGTCGCTGCCGTCGGCCGACGGCGGGGTAGGACTGGCGACCGAGACGATGAGCCTCTTCGTCGTAGTGATGCAGGTGGGGATGTGGTTTGGCTATGTCACGTTTGGGTACGTCAGCGACCGTGTCGGGCGCAAGCGTACCTATGTGACGTACTTGCTCACGGCGGCAGTGCTCATGTCGCTCTACGCGATTACAGGGGCCCCGCCGCTGTTGTTCTTGCTCGGTCCGTTTGTTGCTTTCTTCGGCACCGGCTACTTCAGTGGCTTTGGTGCCGTGGCGGCCGAGATCTATCCGACGTCGCTACGGGCCACGGCATTGGGCTTCACTTACAACCTCGGGCGGGTCGCATCGGCGTTTGCACCGTTCGCCGTGGGGTCGCTTTCTCAGACGCGCGGATTCGCCTTCGCGTTCCTGTTGACCGCGACGGCGTTCGTGGCCGCATCGCTCTTCTGGTTCATCATTCCAGAGACCCGCGGCCGTGAGCTCACGTGA
- a CDS encoding DGQHR domain-containing protein — MINVAAIRMEQFGVHFYQASLTARDVSRLVRFEVLSYGDQPGPAVRGRTSPARSKVRWDLLERRLGANEKAYQRQIIRKKIEELVQYYEQCREARNLPSIPGAVIISSDEPLKFEAMDGDWPSLGVLKVPEREGILRAIDGQHRLLALHSDLEQFGHEQFAVPAVIFDRLPEDHVVQMFVTINAKHTRLNPSHLVSLAGRQLYADHNLAAGHDVIRALSEREESALRGQIKLLGVGTGKVAQAPLAQELKKLLEAEAFGGGQKASEFRDESKRFFVNYFRQIAQIFHGAWNGRKYSIRTAPALRAFIRVAPDVVRRLDQERADRTDSRAIGRVIAPWGRRIGDLRFETEGAWTRNGSGVDQLAKELRLALQYPEGAF, encoded by the coding sequence TTGATCAACGTCGCCGCCATTCGGATGGAGCAGTTCGGGGTTCACTTCTACCAAGCATCTCTCACCGCCCGGGATGTGAGCCGGCTCGTGCGCTTCGAAGTGCTGAGCTATGGTGACCAGCCCGGCCCGGCGGTGCGCGGCCGCACGAGCCCAGCGCGGTCGAAAGTGCGGTGGGATCTACTGGAGCGGCGGCTCGGCGCAAACGAGAAAGCCTACCAGCGACAGATCATCCGCAAGAAGATCGAGGAATTGGTGCAGTACTACGAGCAGTGCCGCGAAGCTCGTAACCTCCCCTCCATTCCAGGGGCCGTCATTATCTCGTCCGACGAGCCTCTCAAATTCGAGGCAATGGATGGAGACTGGCCTTCCCTGGGCGTCCTGAAAGTGCCGGAGCGCGAAGGCATCCTACGTGCCATCGATGGCCAGCATCGGCTCCTGGCTTTGCACAGCGATCTGGAGCAGTTCGGCCATGAGCAGTTCGCCGTGCCAGCCGTGATCTTCGATCGTCTTCCCGAGGACCACGTGGTCCAGATGTTCGTCACAATCAACGCGAAGCACACGCGGCTCAATCCATCGCATCTGGTCTCGCTGGCGGGCCGCCAGCTCTACGCAGACCACAATCTGGCCGCCGGGCACGACGTCATCCGCGCTCTGAGCGAGCGAGAGGAGTCCGCGCTGCGCGGGCAGATCAAGCTCCTAGGCGTGGGTACGGGCAAGGTGGCACAGGCCCCGCTCGCGCAAGAGCTCAAGAAGCTCCTCGAGGCAGAGGCATTCGGAGGCGGCCAAAAGGCGAGCGAGTTCAGGGACGAATCCAAGCGGTTCTTCGTCAACTACTTTCGGCAGATTGCCCAGATTTTCCACGGCGCATGGAACGGCCGCAAGTACAGCATTAGAACCGCACCGGCGCTCCGCGCATTCATCCGCGTCGCACCGGACGTCGTTCGCCGGCTCGACCAGGAGCGCGCAGACCGGACCGATTCCCGCGCCATTGGACGCGTCATCGCCCCTTGGGGCCGGCGCATTGGCGACCTCCGCTTCGAGACCGAGGGTGCCTGGACGCGGAACGGCTCCGGCGTCGACCAGCTCGCCAAGGAGCTTCGCCTCGCCCTCCAGTATCCAGAAGGCGCGTTCTAA
- the feoB gene encoding ferrous iron transport protein B, which yields MPTAVNPVPARNESDGGMAPPAAVALSPEPARVAVTNARVALIGNPNTGKTTLFNRLCGARAKTANFPGTTTGARVGRRQQDSDRFEIVDLPGLYQLSLDVPEARVCRAVLKGEGSYRQPDAVVVVVDACNLSRNLVLVGELLSDGVPVVVALNMVDLAQRRGLSLDAGRLAAMLGCPVVPMVARRGSGIDALLDALKRVVTEADTPEPTAVSPRPIRAAVQTATALDSSKIARVMPSWAPVPRNGSVEALAAWADDVAMESVGGTDAVGSDTDTLTERLDKALTHPVAGMLVFLAVMGGLFWILFALATVPMDLIGGTFAYLGELVGRYLPPGPVHDLLAEGIIGGIAGTVVFLPQICLLFFLISLLEDTGYLARAAFVMDRVLSRFGLPGHAFVPLLTSHACAIPGIMAARLIPDRRDRLATIFIAPFMSCSARLPVYVLLTSLLFAERPALAGLAFAGCYLLGGTAAMGSALLARGTLLKGRARPMVLELPSYKVPSLLNALVSAKDQGVAFLKTAGTVIVAICIVMWWLSAYPAVDPPAEAVALRAQAAQPGVSGEQAAALSQEADFLTARAEQAGSFAGQMGQFVQPVFAPLGYDWQLTVGVLTSFLAREVFVSTMSVLVGGSPDMDVEDQGVIARIRTAPRADGRPVFTPATSVSVLLFFVLAMQCLPTLAVTRRETGSLKWAGLQLGYMSGLAYVTALVAYQSLRLLGIS from the coding sequence ATGCCGACCGCTGTGAATCCAGTACCCGCCCGCAACGAGTCCGACGGAGGGATGGCACCCCCCGCGGCCGTAGCGCTGTCACCCGAGCCGGCACGGGTCGCGGTGACGAATGCGCGCGTCGCGCTCATCGGAAACCCGAACACAGGCAAGACGACCCTCTTCAATCGCTTGTGCGGTGCACGAGCCAAGACAGCCAACTTCCCTGGCACGACTACCGGTGCGCGGGTAGGACGTCGACAACAGGATTCAGATCGCTTCGAGATTGTCGATCTGCCTGGCCTCTACCAGCTCAGCCTCGATGTGCCGGAAGCGCGCGTCTGCCGCGCCGTCCTGAAGGGTGAGGGCAGCTATCGGCAGCCGGACGCGGTGGTCGTCGTCGTTGACGCGTGCAACCTGTCGCGGAATCTCGTGCTGGTCGGGGAGCTCCTCTCCGACGGTGTTCCGGTCGTGGTAGCCCTCAACATGGTGGACCTGGCTCAGCGTCGGGGGCTCAGCCTCGATGCCGGGCGGCTGGCGGCCATGCTCGGTTGTCCTGTGGTTCCCATGGTTGCGCGACGCGGCAGCGGTATCGACGCGCTGCTGGACGCGCTGAAGCGCGTCGTGACAGAAGCGGACACGCCCGAACCGACGGCCGTGTCGCCGCGGCCCATACGGGCGGCGGTTCAAACTGCGACGGCTCTCGACAGCTCGAAGATCGCACGGGTGATGCCTTCCTGGGCCCCGGTACCCCGGAATGGCTCTGTCGAAGCGCTCGCCGCGTGGGCGGATGATGTCGCGATGGAGAGCGTTGGTGGAACCGACGCGGTTGGCTCCGACACCGACACGTTGACCGAGCGGCTCGACAAGGCGCTCACACATCCGGTCGCCGGCATGTTGGTCTTTCTGGCGGTGATGGGTGGGCTGTTCTGGATACTGTTTGCCTTGGCAACCGTCCCCATGGACTTAATCGGGGGGACTTTTGCCTATCTGGGCGAGCTGGTGGGCCGCTACCTCCCACCGGGGCCCGTGCACGACCTCCTGGCCGAGGGCATCATTGGCGGCATTGCTGGCACGGTGGTCTTCTTACCCCAGATCTGCCTCCTTTTCTTCCTGATCAGCCTCCTCGAAGACACGGGGTATCTGGCTCGAGCCGCGTTCGTGATGGACCGCGTGCTCTCTCGTTTTGGCCTCCCCGGTCATGCGTTCGTGCCCTTGTTGACGTCACACGCCTGCGCGATACCTGGCATCATGGCCGCACGCTTGATCCCGGATCGCCGAGATCGCCTGGCGACGATCTTCATCGCGCCGTTCATGAGTTGCTCGGCTAGGCTACCGGTATACGTACTCCTGACCAGCCTGTTGTTCGCCGAGCGGCCGGCGCTCGCGGGCCTTGCCTTCGCGGGCTGCTATCTGCTCGGCGGCACGGCGGCGATGGGAAGCGCGCTCCTGGCTCGCGGGACGCTGCTGAAGGGACGGGCACGGCCGATGGTGCTGGAGCTGCCCTCCTACAAGGTGCCCTCGTTGCTGAACGCCCTCGTCTCCGCCAAGGATCAGGGTGTTGCCTTCCTCAAAACTGCAGGCACGGTCATCGTGGCAATCTGCATCGTGATGTGGTGGCTCAGCGCCTACCCGGCTGTGGATCCGCCCGCGGAAGCGGTCGCCTTACGGGCGCAGGCGGCCCAACCGGGTGTCTCCGGCGAGCAGGCCGCAGCCCTCTCCCAGGAGGCCGATTTCCTGACGGCGCGAGCCGAGCAGGCCGGCAGCTTTGCGGGCCAGATGGGGCAGTTCGTGCAACCTGTATTTGCCCCCCTTGGCTACGATTGGCAATTGACCGTTGGTGTGCTCACGAGCTTTCTCGCGCGGGAGGTTTTCGTCTCGACGATGTCAGTTCTGGTAGGCGGCTCGCCGGATATGGACGTGGAGGACCAAGGGGTCATCGCCCGCATCCGGACCGCGCCACGTGCCGACGGCAGGCCGGTCTTCACGCCGGCGACGTCGGTGAGCGTGCTCCTGTTCTTCGTCCTGGCGATGCAGTGCCTACCGACATTGGCGGTCACCCGCCGCGAAACAGGCTCGCTCAAGTGGGCCGGTCTGCAGCTCGGTTACATGTCCGGTCTGGCGTATGTCACGGCGTTGGTGGCCTACCAAAGCTTGAGACTACTCGGGATATCGTGA